One genomic segment of Pristis pectinata isolate sPriPec2 chromosome 38, sPriPec2.1.pri, whole genome shotgun sequence includes these proteins:
- the LOC127586990 gene encoding somatostatin receptor type 1-like — protein MEVPTQSEEDLPTSGAPNASGAAGQTLDSDTIIISSIYALVCCVGVLGNSMVIYVVLRYAKMKTATNIYILNLAVADELFMASMPFLATSAALHHWPFGSVACRLVLSIDGINMFTSVFCLTVLSVDRYIAVVHPIKAATYRRLSVAKVINVLVWAFSLLVIVPIIVFADTQQTESGAVICNLLWPQKSWSKVFVVYTFLVGFLFPVSAICLCYLLIVVKMRAVSLKAGWLQRRKSEKMITWMVMLVVAVFAVCWTPFYTVQLVNVFWFQPDPTLTQLVVILSYANSGANPILYGFVSENFRQSFQRILCIRCSRGVVEERMDYRALALSAKAHVPDAAQPERPESGMVYPNGTCTSRTTAL, from the coding sequence ATGGAGGTCCCCACACAATCCGAGGAGGATCTCCCCACATCCGGCGCTCCCAACGCCTCCGGGGCCGCCGGCCAAACTCTGGACTCCGACACTATCATTATCTCCTCCATATACGCCCTGGTGTGCTGCGTGGGGGTGCTGGGCAATTCCATGGTCATCTACGTGGTCCTGAGGTACGCCAAGATGAAGACGGCCACCAACATCTAcatcctgaacctggcggtggcTGACGAGCTCTTCATGGCCAGCATGCCCTTCCTGGCCACCTCGGCCGCCCTGCACCACTGGCCCTTCGGCTCGGTGGCCTGTAGACTAGTCCTCAGTATCGACGGCATCAACATGTTCACCAGCGTCTTCTGCCTGACGGTGCTGAGCGTGGACCGCTACATCGCCGTGGTCCATCCCATCAAAGCGGCGACCTACCGGAGGTTGTCCGTGGCCAAAGTCATCAACGTCCTGGTCTGGGCTTTCTCCCTCCTGGTCATAGTCCCCATCATTGTTTTCGCTGACACCCAGCAGACAGAGAGCGGGGCGGTCATCTGCAACTTACTCTGGCCCCAGAAGTCCTGGTCCAAGGTCTTTGTGGTCTACACCTTCCTGGTGGGCTTCCTATTCCCCGTGTCCGCCATCTGCCTCTGTTACCTCCTGATCGTGGTCAAAATGAGGGCCGTCTCCCTCAAGGCGGGGTGGCTTCAGCGGAGGAAGTCGGAGAAGATGATCACCTGGATGGTCATGCTGGTGGTGGCGGTGTTCGCCGTCTGCTGGACTCCGTTCTACACCGTCCAACTGGTCAACGTGTTCTGGTTCCAGCCCGACCCCACCCTCACTCAGCTGGTGGTCATCCTGAGCTACGCCAACAGCGGCGCCAACCCCATCCTCTACGGCTTCGTCTCCGAGAACTTCCGCCAGTCCTTCCAGAGGATCCTCTGCATCCGCTGCTCCCGGGGAGTCGTGGAGGAGCGGATGGACTACCGTGCGCTGGCCCTCAGCGCCAAAGCGCACGTCCCCGACGCGGCGCAGCCGGAGCGCCCGGAGTCCGGGATGGTCTACCCCAACGGGACGTGCACGTCGCGGACCACGGCGCtgtga